A stretch of DNA from Gimesia chilikensis:
CGCAGAAAGACGGCCATCAAGGTGCTGGTGTATGATGGCCAGGGTTTCTGGCTCTGTCACAAGCGTTTTTCCGAAGGGCGCCTTCACTGGTGGCCCGATGCGCGAGATGCTGCCACGCAACGCCTGGCTGCTCATCAATTGTCGGTTCTGTTCTCGGCCGGCAACCCGGAGCGAACGGGAGCTGCCCCCGATTGGCGGCCCGTGGGCCCCCAGGCTTGATTGTCGCATCAGACAATTGCTCTTGCCACGCTGCGATAATCAGGGTATTTCTTCACTGAGCGAACGGACTTGGAGGCTCTGTGTTTGCCACGGATGGTGGATCATGAATCGGAAGAAACCGGAGGTCATGGAAGTGGATCACAAACGACTCCAGGATGTGGCGGACCGCGCCAGGCAATCGCTGGCTCTTCAAGATGCGGAGTTGATCGAGCGGGTTTTTGAATCCTATGAATATGTGGCGGGCCTGATTCAAGAAAAGAACATGTCGATCGGCCGGCTGCAGAAGATGCTGTTCGGCGCGAAGACGGAGAAGACCAGACAGGTCGTGGGAAATTCTGATCAGGCCGATGCCGAGCCGAACTCCGGCAAATCCGTGGAGCATACCGGGGACGCGGGCGAAACCGAGTCCGACGAATCCGACAAAAAGCCGAACGGCAAACCACCTCCCAGAGGC
This window harbors:
- the tnpB gene encoding IS66 family insertion sequence element accessory protein TnpB (TnpB, as the term is used for proteins encoded by IS66 family insertion elements, is considered an accessory protein, since TnpC, encoded by a neighboring gene, is a DDE family transposase.) translates to MKILVATQPADFRRGIDGLTRLCKDTLGEDPFAGTVFCFRNRRKTAIKVLVYDGQGFWLCHKRFSEGRLHWWPDARDAATQRLAAHQLSVLFSAGNPERTGAAPDWRPVGPQA